The window CGACGTAATGAACTTCTTGATTCATCGTGGTATGGATAGAAAACATAGTTTCTTCGTAATGGAAAACGTTCGTAAAGGTAAGGGTATTGAAAAACGAAATAAACAAGGGCAAGCTACGACGGAATTTGAAGCAGAAATGCGTGAAAATAATATTCCTGAATGGTTTATTGAATCTTGTAAAAAGATTTCCTATCTATTCCCACGGGCCCATGCGGTAGCTTACGTAATGATGGCTTTCCGTATTGCTTGGTTTAAGGTATATCATCCATTGGCATTTTATGCAGCTTACTTCTCCATTCGTGCGAAAGCCTTCGATTTACGGATCATGACAGGGGACCTCAAAACACAATTGACCGAGTTTAACCGTATCAAGGCTCTTGATCGTGCTGCCAGTCCTAAAGATAAGGACCTTATGAGTGCCTTGGAAGTATCTATGGAGATGTATCAACGGGGCTATCGTTTTATTAATGTAGATATTCAACATTCCGAAGCTAGACGCTTTAGTATTAAGGATGGCGCTTTATTGCCACCATTCTTAGCCATTGATTCTCTAGGTGAAACAGTGGCTGATGCTATCGTCGAGGAAAGAAATGAACGTCCATTTACATCTCTAAAAGACTTACAACGCCGTTGTAAAGTATCAAATACCATCATTGATCTTATGAAAGACCTCAAATGCTGTGGTGAACTTCCTGAAGACGAACAAATGTCACTGTTTGGAGCATAATAAAATATAAGATAAGACTTAAATACAAAGTAAGCACTATATACCAAATGTTGATATAGTGCTTATTTTTATGTAGTTTGCTACAATATAATTAATATATATCATTGGTGCAAGGGAGTGTTATGTAATGATAAGTGGGGTATTAAAAGTTTTAGGAATCAACTCATCGGATTGTAATGATTATAAAGAACCCAAAATAAATTTGGAAGGTAATAATAGTGAATCTAACATCACTGAGGAAGTGCAAAATCACGATGTTGAACTAGAATTTTGGGATATTGAGTCTGAGGATACACCAGTACTAGAAGAATCAGATATTCCAGGTGTATACTTTAATGAATTCCTGGAATATGTAGATGAAGAGGGGAATATATTATCTCCATCAGAGGTCGATGCGATACGGTATAAAGAGGATTACGAGGATGACTATTATAGATAGAAATAATTAAAGTGTAATTTTTATCTTGTTATTATATTAAAGTAAGTTGGTGAATTATGAGAGTTCCAATATATGAAGCTTTAGCACACTATAAAAAAAATGAAGAGCTACCTTATACAGAATATTTTGGATTAGGATTTTTTTCTGATATATCATTAGCTGAAGAGGCTCTAGTTGAATCTAAAATATTGTCTGGATTTTCTAAGTTAAATGATGATTCCTTTTCTATAAAAACTCACTATTTAAATGATTGTACTCATATAGGTGATGATATTAACTATGAAATAGTAAATAACAAAATTTATGGTGTTTGGTATGATTACGATATAGATCCATATTATTCCAGTTCTGGATACATAGGTTTATTTAGCACTTTAGAATATGCAGAGAAAGCATTAGATTGGTATAAGACCTGGGATATATTTAATGTATATGGTTTAGATTGTTTAGGAATTGATACAATTACTCTCAATTTAAGGGGCTGGACTGAAGGTTTTATAACAGTATATGATTAAAATTATGCAATAAAAGAGGTGTCATCATTTGATGACGCCTCTTTTTGAAAGTTTTGCAGTTTATTTATTTTGGCAGATTTTGTAAATTGGCAATATTAGTATAGGGATTTATATTTCATCCAGTTTGTTTTGGCCATTTCTTTAAGCTCTGTACCACGGCCATCAAGGATTGCATTGATCAAGTATTTGCTGAAGCCCTTAGCTTGTTGATATGCAATTTTAGGAGGCATAGCAAGTTCTTGTTTATCTACGCGAACATTAACGATGACTGGGCCATTATGGTTAAGGGCTTCCATGATTTTTTCATCAACTTCGCTAGAGTTATGAATGCTCACACCTTTGATACCAGCAGCTTCAGCAAGTTTACCGAAATCTGGATTTACAAAGTCTGTAGCGTAGTCTAGATAACCAGAAGCTTTCATTTCCATAGCGATAAAGCTAAGTTCTTCGTTATTGAATACAAAGATTTTAACTGGTAAGTTAAGTTGTTTTAATGTTAACATTTCGCCCATCATCATTGTAAAGCCACCATCACCAGAGAGGGAGATGACTTGACGGTTAGGACATGCATTTTGAGCACCAATAGCATGCATCATAGCATTCGCCATAGACCCATGGTTATAGGAACCTAAGATGCGACGTTTACCATTTGTTTTTAAGTGACGAGCAGTCCAAATAACTGGAGTACCTACGTCAAAGGTAAAGATTGCGTCTTCTGCTGCTAGTTTATTGAGGCGATTTACGAAGTATTGAGGGTGAATTGCTACACCATCTGGTTCAGCTACGGCATAACTATCTAAATCAGCTCTAAATTTTGTATATGCTTTACGTACAGTATCAATAAATTCAGTATCACCACGTTGGCCTACAAGAGGTAATAATTCTTTTAACGTATCTTTTACAGTACCAATGATACCTTGTGTAAGAGGTACGCGACGACCTAAAGCACTAGGATCTCTATCTACTTGTATTACTTTCGCATTTTCTGGATAGAATGGACGATAAGGGAAGTCTGTACCAAGCATTACCAATGTATCACATTGTTCAATAGCACGGTAGCCAGATGTATAGCCTAATAGGCCAGTCATACCTACATCATATGGATTATCCCATTCAACCCATTCTTTACCTCTGAAAGCATGTACAACCGGTGCTTGTAAGCGTTTTGCTAATTCTACTACTTCGTCATGAGCACCTTCACAGCCGGCACCACAGAATAGGGTAATACGTTTGCCTGTTTCTAAATGAGCCGCCATTTCTTCAATATCTTCTCGTTGTGGAACGATATGAGGTAAACGAG of the Veillonella parvula genome contains:
- the poxB gene encoding ubiquinone-dependent pyruvate dehydrogenase translates to MAKKRISDVLIEVLANAGIERIYGITGDSLNSVNDSLRRNGKIAFEHVRHEETAAFAAGAEASLTHKLTVCAGSSGPGNLHLINGLFDCHRNRVPVLAIASHIPQSEVGLNYFQETHPENLFKECSCFCELVSNPKQMPEILFRAMNAAVGNQDVAVIVLPGDVAVMEMEIDELPVWNPPRLPHIVPQREDIEEMAAHLETGKRITLFCGAGCEGAHDEVVELAKRLQAPVVHAFRGKEWVEWDNPYDVGMTGLLGYTSGYRAIEQCDTLVMLGTDFPYRPFYPENAKVIQVDRDPSALGRRVPLTQGIIGTVKDTLKELLPLVGQRGDTEFIDTVRKAYTKFRADLDSYAVAEPDGVAIHPQYFVNRLNKLAAEDAIFTFDVGTPVIWTARHLKTNGKRRILGSYNHGSMANAMMHAIGAQNACPNRQVISLSGDGGFTMMMGEMLTLKQLNLPVKIFVFNNEELSFIAMEMKASGYLDYATDFVNPDFGKLAEAAGIKGVSIHNSSEVDEKIMEALNHNGPVIVNVRVDKQELAMPPKIAYQQAKGFSKYLINAILDGRGTELKEMAKTNWMKYKSLY